Sequence from the Osmerus eperlanus chromosome 23, fOsmEpe2.1, whole genome shotgun sequence genome:
CTAACCCACTTTATaatgcagcagcagcacacCTACAGCCGCGCGCTCTAGATACACGCACGTGTTTTACATGCTGCACCTAGAAAGTCGTCTGCAGCAGATCAAGGTTCAGGGGAGCATCGTTTTCTTGTCAAAGTATTTCAGTCTGCATGAAGACTGTATTTACCTCTTCGCAAAGTATCCACATCTCAGCCAACAGGTGCGGTGAACGAGGATAATAATTTGAAGCAATACTACAataatactacaacaatactacaataatactacaacaatactACAATAATACTACAATAAGACCACCGCGCCACAATGACATCTAAAGTATTGCAACAGTAGCTGATTAATGGTGAACAAAATTGATACTTCAGATCAGTCAGTCGGTACAATCACTGGTACCatgcaacacaaacaacaacatctcAGCTGAACATCAGCCACTATGATGCAGGTAAGTCGTATGTAGAACAGGAAGTGCTCCGTCGGTGCCCTTAGGCCGAGTagagcacgcgcgcacatacATGGATGATCAGTTATGTTGTGCGTTTGTGTCTGCGCATGTGTTAGTGATTCCTTGTGTGTGCGCACAGGGGCTTGGTTACACCGTGTCTATCTGTCTCCGGTTCCGACGGGGGCAGGGATGATGAAATAGCCATGGGGGAAGAGAAAACTATGAAACGAGACATTAGAGAGAAGCTCGCGCTCTGTCAGAGTCTGTCTGGATGGGTTGACTGGAGGCGCGTGCTGCAGCTTGGTTCAGATTCAGCCCCATGGACAGAGCACATGCGCAGTCACAGCAGGGAAAGCAGGGGAGCAGAAGCCAGTGTttcaagcagtgtgtgtgtgtgtgtgtgtatggacattACAGTCTGATCAACATGGCGCATAAACACAGAGCCCATCACAGCACCAAATTATGATTAGACCcggttccccctccctccagcccccgcaACACTGGAGCAGTCGGTTGCTAAGCTACATGCTCCCGCCCACTCACCCTGTCTCAACAGCGCAAGGATGGAAAGTCTGTCCCATTCAGGCGCCAGCCAGCGTTCCATAACACGTTCTGTCAATCAATCACCTGTGCGCATGCGGTGGGAGTATTCCGCCCGTTATGAGGGGCCGTtaaggaaataattcagaatgtccttacacaaacacatatgaaacacatacacattcatactactgaaaactcacatccacatatgTGAAATGCTCGCATCGACACATGAAACGCATtcacatgtgaaatgttcacacacgcattcaaacttacatatatatacatatgaaaCGCTCGCACAGACGCATGggaaacacattcacactcatacAGTATATGAAACGCTCAAGTCTCATAAGGATGAGTAAGAAGCTTTGAGAATGTAAGAGTGTGAGATCATTTTCAATATATTATATTTCAGTATATCTGGAAGTCAGTTTAGTAATTTTACAGAAACAGGAGCAAAATTACTTTAAACTAGAACGAAAAAAATGTAATACTGGGTGACCAAACACACAGATCTAGAAAATAGGAAAtatatggagtcaggtggctgagcggttagggaagcgggctagtaatcagaaggttgccagttcgattcccggccgtgccaaatgacgttgtgtccttgggcaaggcaccctacttgtctcgggggaatgtccctgtacttactgtaagtcgctctggataagagcgtctgctaaatgactaaatgtaaatgtaaatatgattaCCAAAGGAAATGTAATTTGTTTAGCTGGTTcaaagtatttcatatagctctTCTTACCAATTTATAGGTTCAAAGGCATGCACCTTTAATGCCTATAGGGTAGGCTACTCAGACAGGTCGAAAACAACTTCTCATCCAGAATATCAGCTGTCCAACATGCCTATAAAATCTATATGTTTCAACATCATAGTAAATGTTCTCAcaggttagcagggggtgcatttcagggcaCGGCTGTAGTGTCTTGCCAAGAAATGCACCacatgaaacttactctggttactcatagtCCCCTcgatgtacagtaagaataatttgatcctgggatatacagaacagaaatgacatgAGGGGTACATTTCAGGGCAGGCCTGGGCACATTCCAGAACCCCGACAGCAAACTGCGTCACAGTATTCTATAGTTCTAAAAGGTCATGCAACTAACAAAACAACGTCGTGATATCTTTGCAGTTCTCATCGTGAGTGACGTAGGGCGGGTGTGTTATGGAACGTCTTGACAGACGGCCTTGGTTCTAATTCTAGTATTGCCTGAATCATTAGGGAATTGTCTGCACGTGCCAATAccggagaggagcgaggggcgagggggcgaGGTGTGTCCATGACTAGAACGGCTGGGCCGTCTGAACGAGTTTAGTTACCTCCGCCTCCTATACAGATGATCAACTGTATttatcagcacacacacaaacacaagacaaGTCTTTGCGTCAACGACACGGTTCTGACAGGCGCGCAGCCttgtttcccttctctctcgtcGCTGCTACAGTTTCTATATTTAGCCACCGTCCTGCTGGTAAACGGCCTCAGTTGTCATCGTCTCTGTATTCACTTGGAACGACCACAGAAGCGCGCAGGAGATCGGTAAGATGTGGAAGCCAGATGGTTCACGGGCAGTTGTTGAGGTGTTCTGCTCTCAAACCGCCCGAGGGCGCTGTTTGTCTCATGGTTTCAATGTAGCGCATGTGTTTTGATGGTCAGCCAACCTTGACTGAATGTTTGTGTAAAAGGGGGTAAAACAGCCTtggaaacaccccccccccctcccccacaaacacacacacacattaacaccccccacacacaaacacaaggttGAGTGACGTTACCAGTTGATGTCCTTGAAGGGAGAACTCTGCCAGCCAGTTGGTTGGTTGGTCAGCAAGCTACTCACCCagccaggcagtcagtcagttagccagtcagttagccagtcagtcagccagccagtcagtcagttagccagtcagccagtcagccagccagccagccagtcagtcagttagccagtcagccagccagccagccagccaatctgtcagtctgtcagttagccagccagccggtcagtcagttagccagccagtcagccagtcagttagccagccagccagacggtcagtcagttagccagccagacggtcagtcagttagccagtcagccagccagtcagccagccaggcagccagcccGTGTCCAGCAGTGATGGCAGCAGGAGTAGCAGGGTTGGTGGAGAgcgttctgtctctctgccctgcgTCTGTGTTCCTGGGGTGTGTTCTCCTGCTGGCTGCCCTCCTCGTGCTGGGGGCAGCGTGGGACCCCCCCCCTGGCAGCACCCCCCCGGTGCCCTGCCTGCCATGGGTGCCCCTGCTGGGAAGCCTGCCCTGGCTGGGAGGGGGACAGCCCCCACACTTGCTCTTCACCCGGCTAGCGCACAGGTAGGACCCTGGACACGCTCTGCTTCATCtgcacccctgtgtgtgtgtgtgtgtatatatacagtatatatatatgtgaaagtaggTGCATGTATATTCAGGTACGGCCCTCTCTATGCCATGTACCTGGGGCCTCACTACACGCTGGTCGTCAACGACTACCAGCACGCCAGGGAGGTTCTGCTGCAGAGAGGGAAGGACTACGCTGGGAGACCCAAgatggtgagagggggggagggatagaggggggagggatagagaaaggcAGGGTTGTGTCCCAGCCAGGATGAGGGTCGAGACAGGAGAGTTTGCGTGGGGACGGAGAGAGTTCAGTGTTGTCAAGGTGACAGCAACCTCCCGGTCTCCAAGGTAACCACGGAGCTGCTGACCAGGGGGGGGAAGGACATTGCGTTCGCTGACTACTCCTCCCTCTGGAGGAGCCATCGCCGCCTGGTGCACCAGGCCTTCACTCTGTTTGGAGAGGGGAGCCACAAGCTGCAGGACATAGGTGACtctatcacacacccacacacactagctctcacacacacactaactctctcacacacacacacacacacaacgtatgTACTCAAAACACACTTGTGTGTGAGCAGTGCTGGAGGAGGTCGAGAGCCTGTGCTGCTCCCTCCAGGCCAGCGGGGGGCGGGCCGTGGACCCGGCGCCGGCGGTGACGCGAGCTGTGACCAACGTGGTCTGCACCCTCGTCTTCAGCTCCACCTATCGCCATGACGACCCCGAGCTCACCCAGGTGATGGAGTACAATGATGGCATTGTGGAAACCATCGCTAGGGGAGGACTGGTGGACATCTACCCCTGGctcagggtacacacacacacacactcacacactcactcactcacacacacacacacactcacacacaaacactcactcacacacacactcacacacaaacacacactcacacacacactcacagtcataGTTGTTTCTTTTCTCTGTAGATCTTTCCCAGCAGAGCTCTGAGGAAACTGAAACAGTGTATTTCTGTTAGAGACAGACTGCTGAACCGCAAGCTGGAGGaacacaaggtacacacactcacacacacacacaaccctttaCCCCTGCCTGACCCCTGACTCCTGACCCTTGTCTGCAGGCCTCCATGAGGACAGGGGAGCCTCGTGACCTGCTGGATGCTCTgctgcaggggtcaggggtcagccaggggtcaggggtcagccaGGGGTCAGGGGCGGAGGAGGGTGTGATGTCAGACGATCACGTCATCATGACTGCGGCGGAGACGTTTGGGGCGGGGGTGGAGACGACCTCCACCACGTTGCTGTGGTGCCTGGCCTTCCTGCTGCACCACCCCCAGGTGAAGAGCACTTCCTGTCGCATCACTTCCggttacctcacttcctcttaacCGTTCAAAACATTAacac
This genomic interval carries:
- the LOC134009684 gene encoding steroid 17-alpha-hydroxylase/17,20 lyase, with translation MAAGVAGLVESVLSLCPASVFLGCVLLLAALLVLGAAWDPPPGSTPPVPCLPWVPLLGSLPWLGGGQPPHLLFTRLAHRYGPLYAMYLGPHYTLVVNDYQHAREVLLQRGKDYAGRPKMVTTELLTRGGKDIAFADYSSLWRSHRRLVHQAFTLFGEGSHKLQDIVLEEVESLCCSLQASGGRAVDPAPAVTRAVTNVVCTLVFSSTYRHDDPELTQVMEYNDGIVETIARGGLVDIYPWLRIFPSRALRKLKQCISVRDRLLNRKLEEHKASMRTGEPRDLLDALLQGSGVSQGSGVSQGSGAEEGVMSDDHVIMTAAETFGAGVETTSTTLLWCLAFLLHHPQVQERVQSELEECVGGGRTVCVSHRASLPYLDSVINEVMRIRPVSPVLIPHTTLTHTSLGGYSIRKDTRVLVNMWAIHHDPHLWDQPEHFRPERFLDDQGQCSVPSCFLPFGAGPRVCVGESLARMELFLFLANLLQRFSFSPAPGVSLPDLQGKLGVVLQPIRYTLTVSPRVGGG